The genomic region CTTCATaccataataataaaagttGAAGCAATCGAAGACAAAGTTTTACTTGACTTTACACTACTCTTCACATACACTGGTATTTAATCAAGAAAGTATCCCACTCAAGTTAAAAActaatcatttaattttgcagCGTAGTAGGTAGGTTTCATTAACCCGCTGCGCCTAAGGGTCTTCAAGTTTCTAACCTATACAGTTTATCCAATTTTGACCCGCGTAGGCCGGTTCCATTCAAAAGTTTATTTACCTGATCCGAAATTTTAAAGCAAATGTAAATTAGATGAACTACCTACTTCAGGCAAAGAACTACTTTTCTCTACTTTGATTTGATCAgactttattaaactttatcaGATAGATACCTGTTTTTGGTTTTAGTTttgtgtttaaattaaattatgttagAAATTAGTTATGAGGAAAATTAAGGCGACTTTCCACTGTAGGTACTGCTACAAACACAGTTACAGTACACAGTGTAGTTCTTACagatatttaattactgaaaGTGATGAAACCGATACCATATAGGCATGTTATGACCATAATACATGGTGAATAACTTTCATGCTCGGTGATGAGTGAGACAGAAGATAGAAAATGGTCGAGAGAGACCTATATAACGTATCTACTTCAgtctttacataatatgtaaccaAACGTATAGTATCAatgacagtggcgtgcagctcatagaagcataaacgcactgcttaccctcgttgtaattaaatcaatgcttatttttcatcataacctgccgtaaaataagttcatacctaaatgcataccctggcacgtgcactcctgtgcacgccactgatcaaTGACTGAAACTGAGAATGTAGGTTTTCAGCTGTGTGTCCACAAAATATttactaaactagctgatgcccgcgacttcgtttgcgtggaattaggttttttaaaaatcccgtgggaactctttgattttccgggataaaaattctatgtctgtttccgggatgcaagctattcctGAATAGTAACTGGTTAAaaagataggccgtgaaaagataacagatagatagatatacgtacacactttcgcatttataatattagtaaattattaatacctacagtttttttcgtaaaaatacataaatttcgcgctcgcttcgctcgtgcttTTGTTTTACGTTGTTTATTGCCTGTAACTTCGTCCACATgtatttggtttttaaaaatcacctGAAAACTCTTTATATTAATTGTATTCCGGGATAAGCAGCCGTTTCCaagtgcagacagacagactgacactttCGATAAATTCGTACCAGTAtgcacagtggcgtgcaggtcatagaggcataaatgcactgcttaccccagttgtaatagctcaatgcatatttttcattatgacctgccattaaacaggttcctatctaactaatgcctaccctggcttcaaaccctgtgcacgccactgagtatGCATATGGATGGATGTCCCGGTCGTCCTTTCAGCAATTATGGCTGCCCCAGACTAGACTCGCCACTGCTGGGCGTGCGAGACTAGACCGGAGACGAATATCGTTTCGGCTCGCCACTCGTCACGCCCTCTTTTgcgaatgtgtaaatgcagcGTTATcaaacaaataggtaggtaggaactAGGAACCTCTCTGGGCATGTAGTCGTTGTAACTAATTTATATCTTTTGTCATTCCAATGCAAAACTTCATATTATAAACAAGATAAACTTTTGTACAAATTTCTAAAAACGGTTTTTAGTTGTGGTCTACGTTACAGAGAACACGTAGGCGGGAGGTATAGTAtatacctacgcgacaggtcgagatcgcaatcggggtgggtaccgcacagcctccgcgctaacccggtgcagggtAGCAcaggtgatgtgcgggtgtgcggggcgccccccccccccccccgcctcataccccgatcgccatctcgacctatcgtgtACCATATAGATAATAgattcagtggcgtgcaggtcatagaggcataaatgcactgcttaccccagttgtaatagcccaatgcatatttttcattatgacctgccagtaaacaggtttctatctaactagtgcctaccctggcttcaaacactgtgcacgccactgaatagATTACCCAACTTGTTTCAGCTACAGCCAATGGCATATGGTTGCACAGTCTTCAAGCCTCTCAGCTACTTACTGCTCACTATTTGGATATTGGTAGCACTTTTCTTTGTTGCGAGCATTGTTCTATTCTGTGGCGTAATACAGGTTAGATGAAGTACTGTAGTACTGTAAGTAACCtaactgtttattttattttaatggacTTGACAAAGCAAGCGCTGCCCTGGTCACGCTGTGAAGACATGGCAGGGCATATGGCATCGTtgcaccgtgattgaaggacaaaccaacaataaaaaaaaatctatgataTTAATAGAGgtgttcctttttagggttccgtacctcaaaaggaaaaacggaacccttataggatcactttgttgtctgtctgtctgtctgtctgtcggtctgtcaagaaacctacagggtacttacttCCCGCTGACATAGAATCATTTAATTTGACAGGTGGgtagggtaggtcttatagcagacaagggaaaaaatctgaaaaccgtgaatttagggttacatcacacaaaaaaaattaaactgtggtcatgaattaattagtacattcaattttcgaagtaagataactggtTACGCTGTGAAGACATGGCAGCCGAAATTAATACTGAGTCTATCGTAATCTGTTGATAGGTCTTGCTAGCTCTGAACCTGTCTTAAAATGATTTTAAGACAGGTTCTAATAACTCTAAATTATTTAGAGGCATAAATTATGAACAAgacgatgcccacgacttcgtttcgtggaattaggttgtttaaaatcccgtgggaactctttgattttccgggataaaaagtagttgtCCTTCcacggtatgcaagctatctctgtaccaaatctcgtcaaaatcggctgaacggatgggccgtgaaaggctagcagacagacagacagacagaaagacagacagacagacagacagacagacagacagacagactgatagacactttcgcatatataatattaataagtatgaAAGTATAGATTTCATGTAATTCACTTACGTggcagaaactaatgtacatctacctttagagggagatagcagatttgtagagcgttgtctctgtcgttgagaccgacaaaacgtatcatataggtataagtgacaaaaacaacgctctacaaagccgaaatgtcattctaaaggcgatgtacattactttaagccgcgtactgtactttgatTTTGTTCTTTCCAAATATAGAACGACGCACTCCTCTGCGCCATTTGGGTATGGTACGCGCTGATTTTTGTGGtgctgatgctgatgatgatgattctgcTAGCCATCGTGTTCACCTCCCGGCAACAGGTGACTAGAGTCATCTTCTCCATACTCGGCATGGTGTGGTACCTTTGTAAGTCTTAGATATTCCTTGCTTTtacgtatcatcatcataatcaaccgatagacgtccactgctggacataggtctcttgtacggacttccacacgccacggtcattGCCGCTtgagccgcctgaatccagtggctccccgTGACTCACTGGATTTTaccttttaggtaggtatatcaaactTTTTTCATACTTAGATCTTTATTCATCTTTTGACTACCTTTCTGCTACAGTGCTGGTAAGCTGCGGTCTGGGTTATTACAAGTGATAAGTTCCGGATTCGATTTCCTGCAGAGGCGTTTTgggaaaattataatttttaattaatagtcTCTGATCTGGTCTAGTAGGAGACTACTGTCATGGCACTCTTGACTCTACCTACCGGCAAAAATGTGCCTTTatatcgtagatattttttatatccgtattttcacggattcggatcggatgagtgcgtgatcactCTTAGCTCTTCGTATCAGGCATCAGCACGTGCAAAAGCGAGCGCGAGTgcgagtaggtatacctacttttctCCAGTGTagataagtaaaataattttcatcatcatcagacgAGCGAGCACAGCACTATCAGTATGAGAAATGTTTGGCCACTGTCCACCACGCTCGCCAAGtccggatcggcagacttcacatacctacctttgagaacattatggagaactctcaggcatgcgtgAGAAAacccttacgatgttttccttcaccgttatatcttaaaacgtacctacataactccgaaaagttagaggtgcgtacctgtGATCGAAACCTCCCCGTATAGGAGGCCGACGCGATGTCCTAAGTCGTATCACGGCtctatgtttttgttttttgtttcagTAACGATATATTTCATCCTCGTAGTAAACAGCCATCGGAAGACATTGAGTCCCAAATTTTGATTAACCAGGATTCAGTCTGCAACCCAGGTGGGAGTGGCTGCGTCTTGCGGGGCGTAGAAATAATTCTTACAAGAAATTGACAGGGAGACTCGCGGACGTgtcctaatcgagagcgggtgcCGAGCGGCATGGAATGTATGGCATCGCGCCCTAAgcccgccccgcaggacgcatcCGCTGACCTGGGCTGCAGGCTCAGATACAGGCAAGTGAagaaaattttaagaaaaataatttattttatttatattaattttttatacaattttattgtctttgtaagtaaattaaaatattattaagaatGTGTTAATTGTTTAGAATTTCAACAATATTTTGAACTTTTTGCGCATCCTTTAACTCTATCCATAGTCCAAATACGACTAAAATCAGGtacaataatatacctataagagaaaaatttaatgtaTTCAGGTACTGTAATACTACATCTTCACAGCTACCCCCCCTTTAAACGTGtatttatgtatgaagtcgggcgagcaatAATCTACCTACCGACTGATGCTAAAATATGACTTGATTTAAAGCAaacgc from Maniola hyperantus chromosome 16, iAphHyp1.2, whole genome shotgun sequence harbors:
- the LOC117989440 gene encoding uncharacterized protein, coding for MNLLEDLPNVTSFFGANLKTGSMLTAVLGMLQPMAYGCTVFKPLSYLLLTIWILVALFFVASIVLFCGVIQNDALLCAIWVWYALIFVVLMLMMMILLAIVFTSRQQVTRVIFSILGMVWYLLTIYFILVVNSHRKTLSPKF